One region of Cinclus cinclus chromosome 1, bCinCin1.1, whole genome shotgun sequence genomic DNA includes:
- the MC2R gene encoding adrenocorticotropic hormone receptor: MTRRMSTEKPSNLIKHPEQTSIPSLENISGISLNITDCTQVVVPEEVFFTVAAAGILENLLILIAVVRNKNLHLPMYFFICSLAISDMLGSLYKTLENIFIILCKMGYLTRHGDFEKKLDDAMDSMFILSLLGSIFSLLAIAADRYITIFYALRYHNIMTLRRALVILAIIWAFCAGSSIAIALFSYEAATVIPFTILFPLMIFFILCLYVHMFLLARSHAKKIASLPSSTIHHRTNMKGAITLTIFLGVFLCCWAPFVLHILLARFCPHNPYCACYMSIFHVNGTLIMCNAIINPMIFAFRSPELRSTFKKMFYCSRSNCNW; encoded by the coding sequence ATGACCAGAAGAATGAGCACTGAGAAACCTTCCAACTTAATCAAACACCCAGAGCAGACAAGCATTCCATCCCTCGAAAACATAAGTGGTATTTCATTAAATATCACTGACTGCACCCAGGTTGTGGTGCCAGAGGAAGTTTTTTTCACTGTTGCTGCCGCTGGGATACTGGAAAATCTACTTATCCTCATTGCTGTTGTTAGAAATAAGAATTTACACTTGCCCATGTACTTCTTCATTTGCAGCTTAGCCATTTCAGACATGTTAGGTAGCTTGTACAAAACTCTGGAGAACATTTTTATCATCTTGTGCAAAATGGGATACCTGACACGTCACGGagactttgaaaaaaaactGGATGATGCCATGGATTCCATGTTCATTCTGTCTTTGCTGGGGTCTATTTTCAGCTTGCTAGCTATTGCAGCAGACAGATACATCACTATCTTCTACGCTTTGCGGTACCACAACATCATGACGCTGAGGAGGGCCTTGGTTATCCTGGCAATCATTTGGGCgttctgtgctggcagcagcattgCAATTGCCCTCTTCTCCTATGAAGCAGCAACAGTCATTCCCTTCACCATTCTGTTCcctttgatgatttttttcatacTCTGCCTCTATGTCCACATGTTCCTCCTGGCTCGATCTCACGCCAAGAAGATCGCCTCACTGCCCAGCAGCACCATCCATCACAGAACTAACATGAAAGGGGCGATTACACTGACTATTTTTCTTGgagttttcctttgctgttggGCACCCTTTGTTCTTCACATCCTCTTAGCAAGGTTTTGCCCACATAACCCTTACTGTGCTTGCTACATGTCCATTTTCCACGTGAATGGGACACTCATAATGTGCAATGCCATCATCAATCCTATGATTTTTGCATTCCGAAGCCCAGAATTGCGGAGTACATTTAAGAAGATGTTCTACTGCTCCAGGTCGAACTGCAACTGGTGA